One Drosophila willistoni isolate 14030-0811.24 chromosome XL unlocalized genomic scaffold, UCI_dwil_1.1 Seg142, whole genome shotgun sequence genomic region harbors:
- the LOC6644601 gene encoding transmembrane protein 203 — translation MFKLSELVRWLGLTEFEILINLCGLLVFTITLSFKIAGTFNNILPELMSDWFTIFSPLFFIDICNAYFCVIVGIRMYLDSDNKRKALHRFMWSTYFLVLIAIFKYLLCLKLSGRTGLEYSEVFSPIFVLLQLVAVRACQLPNSI, via the coding sequence ATGTTCAAGCTATCCGAATTGGTTCGCTGGCTAGGCCTTACCGAATTTGAAATCTTAATTAATCTTTGCGGCTTATTGGTGTTTACCATAACGTTGTCTTTTAAAATCGCCGGcacatttaataatattttgccCGAACTAATGTCCGACTGGTTCACCATATTCAGTCCCTTATTCTTCATTGATATATGCAATGCATACTTTTGTGTCATCGTGGGTATACGAATGTATCTGGATTCGGATAATAAACGCAAGGCCCTTCATCGCTTCATGTGGAGTACATATTTCCTTGTACTGATTGCCATCTTTAAGTATCTGCTTTGCCTTAAGTTATCGGGTCGGACGGGTCTTGAATATAGTGAGGTATTCTCACCGATATTTGTTCTTCTCCAATTGGTAGCCGTAAGAGCCTGCCAGCTGCCCAATTCCATCTAG